Proteins co-encoded in one Neofelis nebulosa isolate mNeoNeb1 chromosome 2, mNeoNeb1.pri, whole genome shotgun sequence genomic window:
- the LOC131505475 gene encoding uncharacterized protein C1orf167-like isoform X1 translates to MELRHDASCKENVPPRPATPLRPGKRLERRRFLKSRGVGRGSGHGRWVRECPAEREGPATIRSPGAERHQEPCRVQTNLAGPSLILKDATGRLVNSGLQQQSNLQTPAGRPQGRPRELVVQQSNLSIRGTSLAEGRSHLSPRLRSELLDSFWPHPIPQGSPLSRASLANPLTSLRQSRWLGTDTPCPDVQPAAGFASLSGHTLPGSGPWCVMGNWPPRLMGEPLTLEDLTVPVQSQARAPSQTAIHQLLASVRHLEHEVARLGCRASQEPPGPAHRDPWTSSGRTLPALRQPGQPVLASWEGREKPVRGLRETADFPGTQGAQAGLSDSRASSKPASPEATLRMPTGDFLDPKQGALLANPARQGENFSPGPTYGSRPKRDPRLPPGVGNREARPCSSACSRAARGGPPGQEGREVALQELVSKEEERTASCPPDAAPARSALQNKARNVGSLESGTARCFRAWWHWVQKRRAVAAAVALGRRQLLHRGLRALRWALRLREAQLEVAWKRHTQALLAQSFRKWRNQTLQQKQGQPRVQAGPGPPPSGTGQGQSPSGREPVADPAWRSSPGSQREEAGAWPGPDGGDGEVQMLQALQQLAGEPWACGGSRGEGAEPPHWAGQGVLSEGLLSIYSDGFLDMISCEPWGTRARHCA, encoded by the exons ATGGAGCTGAGACACGACGCCAGCTGCAAGGAGAATGTGCCCCCCAGGCCTGCGACGCCCCTGAGGCCAGGCAAGAGGCTTG AGCGACGGAGATTTCTGAAGAGCAGAGGTGTCGGCCGGGGCAGCGGACATGGCCGGTGGGTGCGCGAGTGCCCGGCTGAGAGGGAAGGGCCTGCCACCATACGCTCCCCGGGGGCAGAGCGGCACCAGGAGCCCTGCCGGGTCCAGACCAACCTGGCCGGCCCGAGCCTCATCCTGAAGGACGCAACTGGCCGGCTGGTGAACTCAGGCTTGCAACAGCAGAGCAACCTGCAGACCCCGGCCGGCAGGCCCCAGGGGAGACCCCGAGAGCTTGTCGTCCAGCAGAGTAACCTGAGCATAAGGGGGACCAGCTTGGCCGAAGGCAGGAGTCACCTCAGCCCCCGCCTCCGGTCAGAGCTTCTGGACAGCTTCTGGCCCCACCCGATACCCCAGGGAAGCCCTCTATCCCGAGCGTCGCTGGCTAACCCACTCACCAGCCTGAGACAGTCCCGGTGGCTGGGCACAGACACCCCCTGCCCAGACGTCCAGCCTGCTGCAGGCTTCGCCTCTCTCAGTGGGCACACACTTCCAGGCTCCGGACCCTGGTGTGTCATGGGCAACTGGCCCCCTAGGCTCATGGGGGAGCCCCTCACCCTGGAGGACCTGACTGTCCCAGTCCAGAGCCAGGCTCGGGCCCCATCCCAGACTGCCATCCAccagctgctggcctctgtgCGACACCTGGAGCACGAGGTAGCCCGTCTCGGGTGCCGGGCCTCCCAGGAACCCCCAGGCCCTGCTCACCGGGACCCCTGGACCAGCAGTGGCCGgaccctccctgccctccgccAGCCCGGCCAGCCTGTTCTTGCatcctgggaggggagggagaaacccGTGCGAGGCCTCAGGGAAACTGCGGATTTCCCAGGGACACAGGGGGCCCAGGCTGGCCTCTCAGATAGTCGGGCAAGCAGTAAGCCTGCGTCACCGGAGGCCACGCTGAGGATGCCGACGGGGGATTTCCTCGACCCTAAGCAGGGGGCCCTTCTGGCCAACCCCGCGAGGCAAGGAGAGAACTTCTCCCCGGGGCCTACATATGGCAGCAGGCCGAAGAGGGACCCCCGGCTCCCTCCAGGGGTGGGTAACAGGGAAGCCAGACCCTGCTCTTCAGCTTGCTCCCGTGCTGCCCGGGGCGGCCCAcctgggcaggaaggaagggaggtggcCCTGCAGGAGCTGGTCagcaaggaggaggagaggacagCTTCCTGCCCACCAGATGCAGCCCCAGCAAGGAGCGCCCTGCAG AACAAAGCCCGAAACGTTGGGAGCCTGGAGTCCGGGACGGCCCG ATGTTTCAGAGCCTGGTGGCATTGGGTGCAGAAGCGGCGGGCCGTGGCTGCGGCGGTGGCCCTGGGCCGCCGGCAGCTGTTGCACAGGGGCCTGCGGGCGCTTCGGTGGGCACTGCGGCTCCGGGAGGCCCAGCTGGAGGTGGCATGGAAGCGACACACTCAGGCCCTGCTGGCCCAGAGCTTCCGAAAG TGGAGAAACCAGACTCTGCAGCAGAAGCAAGGGCAGCCCCGCGTCCAGGCTGGGCCGGGACCCCCACCGTCTGGGACGGGCCAAGGCCAGAGCCCCTCAGGAAGGGAGCCGGTGGCAGACCCCGCCTGGAGAAGCAG TCCAGGGAGTCAGAGGGAGGAGGCGGGAGCCTGGCCGGGACCAGATGGAGGCGATGGAGAAGTACAGATGCTTCAGGCCTTGCAGCAACTGGCTGGTGAGCCATGGGCCTGCgggggaagcaggggagagggagctgagcccccacactgggcagggcagggggtccTGAGCGAAGGTTTGCTGAGCATCTACTCAGACGGCTTTTTGGACATGATCTCATGTGAGCCTTGGGGGACCCGGGCGAGGCACTGTGCCTAG
- the LOC131505475 gene encoding uncharacterized protein C1orf167-like isoform X2, translating to MELRHDASCKENVPPRPATPLRPERRRFLKSRGVGRGSGHGRWVRECPAEREGPATIRSPGAERHQEPCRVQTNLAGPSLILKDATGRLVNSGLQQQSNLQTPAGRPQGRPRELVVQQSNLSIRGTSLAEGRSHLSPRLRSELLDSFWPHPIPQGSPLSRASLANPLTSLRQSRWLGTDTPCPDVQPAAGFASLSGHTLPGSGPWCVMGNWPPRLMGEPLTLEDLTVPVQSQARAPSQTAIHQLLASVRHLEHEVARLGCRASQEPPGPAHRDPWTSSGRTLPALRQPGQPVLASWEGREKPVRGLRETADFPGTQGAQAGLSDSRASSKPASPEATLRMPTGDFLDPKQGALLANPARQGENFSPGPTYGSRPKRDPRLPPGVGNREARPCSSACSRAARGGPPGQEGREVALQELVSKEEERTASCPPDAAPARSALQNKARNVGSLESGTARCFRAWWHWVQKRRAVAAAVALGRRQLLHRGLRALRWALRLREAQLEVAWKRHTQALLAQSFRKWRNQTLQQKQGQPRVQAGPGPPPSGTGQGQSPSGREPVADPAWRSSPGSQREEAGAWPGPDGGDGEVQMLQALQQLAGEPWACGGSRGEGAEPPHWAGQGVLSEGLLSIYSDGFLDMISCEPWGTRARHCA from the exons ATGGAGCTGAGACACGACGCCAGCTGCAAGGAGAATGTGCCCCCCAGGCCTGCGACGCCCCTGAGGCCAG AGCGACGGAGATTTCTGAAGAGCAGAGGTGTCGGCCGGGGCAGCGGACATGGCCGGTGGGTGCGCGAGTGCCCGGCTGAGAGGGAAGGGCCTGCCACCATACGCTCCCCGGGGGCAGAGCGGCACCAGGAGCCCTGCCGGGTCCAGACCAACCTGGCCGGCCCGAGCCTCATCCTGAAGGACGCAACTGGCCGGCTGGTGAACTCAGGCTTGCAACAGCAGAGCAACCTGCAGACCCCGGCCGGCAGGCCCCAGGGGAGACCCCGAGAGCTTGTCGTCCAGCAGAGTAACCTGAGCATAAGGGGGACCAGCTTGGCCGAAGGCAGGAGTCACCTCAGCCCCCGCCTCCGGTCAGAGCTTCTGGACAGCTTCTGGCCCCACCCGATACCCCAGGGAAGCCCTCTATCCCGAGCGTCGCTGGCTAACCCACTCACCAGCCTGAGACAGTCCCGGTGGCTGGGCACAGACACCCCCTGCCCAGACGTCCAGCCTGCTGCAGGCTTCGCCTCTCTCAGTGGGCACACACTTCCAGGCTCCGGACCCTGGTGTGTCATGGGCAACTGGCCCCCTAGGCTCATGGGGGAGCCCCTCACCCTGGAGGACCTGACTGTCCCAGTCCAGAGCCAGGCTCGGGCCCCATCCCAGACTGCCATCCAccagctgctggcctctgtgCGACACCTGGAGCACGAGGTAGCCCGTCTCGGGTGCCGGGCCTCCCAGGAACCCCCAGGCCCTGCTCACCGGGACCCCTGGACCAGCAGTGGCCGgaccctccctgccctccgccAGCCCGGCCAGCCTGTTCTTGCatcctgggaggggagggagaaacccGTGCGAGGCCTCAGGGAAACTGCGGATTTCCCAGGGACACAGGGGGCCCAGGCTGGCCTCTCAGATAGTCGGGCAAGCAGTAAGCCTGCGTCACCGGAGGCCACGCTGAGGATGCCGACGGGGGATTTCCTCGACCCTAAGCAGGGGGCCCTTCTGGCCAACCCCGCGAGGCAAGGAGAGAACTTCTCCCCGGGGCCTACATATGGCAGCAGGCCGAAGAGGGACCCCCGGCTCCCTCCAGGGGTGGGTAACAGGGAAGCCAGACCCTGCTCTTCAGCTTGCTCCCGTGCTGCCCGGGGCGGCCCAcctgggcaggaaggaagggaggtggcCCTGCAGGAGCTGGTCagcaaggaggaggagaggacagCTTCCTGCCCACCAGATGCAGCCCCAGCAAGGAGCGCCCTGCAG AACAAAGCCCGAAACGTTGGGAGCCTGGAGTCCGGGACGGCCCG ATGTTTCAGAGCCTGGTGGCATTGGGTGCAGAAGCGGCGGGCCGTGGCTGCGGCGGTGGCCCTGGGCCGCCGGCAGCTGTTGCACAGGGGCCTGCGGGCGCTTCGGTGGGCACTGCGGCTCCGGGAGGCCCAGCTGGAGGTGGCATGGAAGCGACACACTCAGGCCCTGCTGGCCCAGAGCTTCCGAAAG TGGAGAAACCAGACTCTGCAGCAGAAGCAAGGGCAGCCCCGCGTCCAGGCTGGGCCGGGACCCCCACCGTCTGGGACGGGCCAAGGCCAGAGCCCCTCAGGAAGGGAGCCGGTGGCAGACCCCGCCTGGAGAAGCAG TCCAGGGAGTCAGAGGGAGGAGGCGGGAGCCTGGCCGGGACCAGATGGAGGCGATGGAGAAGTACAGATGCTTCAGGCCTTGCAGCAACTGGCTGGTGAGCCATGGGCCTGCgggggaagcaggggagagggagctgagcccccacactgggcagggcagggggtccTGAGCGAAGGTTTGCTGAGCATCTACTCAGACGGCTTTTTGGACATGATCTCATGTGAGCCTTGGGGGACCCGGGCGAGGCACTGTGCCTAG